A part of Azospirillum thermophilum genomic DNA contains:
- a CDS encoding GMP reductase → MIIESDLKLDFKDVLIRPKRSTLQSRNDVDLNRTFKFLHSGREWTGFPLIAANMDVVGTMPVARALARFGAMTALHKHYPADALISFFQEEEVGNVFYSLGMTEADHDKFAAVKAKAPVDKVCLDVANGYTERFVDFVARVREENPDIVIMAGNVVTGDMTEALLLAGADIVKVGIGPGSVCTTRKMTGVGYPQLSAIIECADAAHGLKGQVCGDGGCTVPGDLSKAYGAGADFVMLGGMLAGHDECEGDIRYEDRDGKSVPVAMTFYGMSSDTAMRKYAGGVAHYRASEGKTVEVPYRGPIEGTMQEIAGGVRSMMTYIGATKLKEVPKRTTFVRVGAQLNTVFGS, encoded by the coding sequence GTGATCATCGAAAGCGATCTCAAGCTCGACTTCAAGGACGTGCTGATCCGTCCCAAGCGCAGCACCCTGCAGAGCCGCAACGACGTCGACCTGAACCGGACCTTCAAGTTCCTGCACAGCGGGCGGGAATGGACCGGCTTTCCCCTGATCGCCGCGAACATGGACGTGGTCGGCACCATGCCGGTCGCCCGCGCGCTGGCCCGCTTCGGCGCGATGACGGCTCTGCACAAGCATTACCCGGCCGACGCGCTGATCTCCTTCTTCCAGGAGGAGGAGGTCGGCAACGTCTTCTACTCGCTGGGCATGACCGAGGCCGACCATGACAAGTTCGCCGCCGTGAAGGCCAAGGCGCCGGTCGACAAGGTCTGCCTGGACGTGGCCAACGGCTATACCGAGCGCTTCGTCGATTTCGTCGCCCGCGTCCGCGAGGAGAATCCGGACATCGTCATCATGGCCGGCAACGTCGTCACCGGCGACATGACCGAGGCCCTGCTGCTGGCCGGCGCCGACATCGTGAAGGTCGGCATCGGCCCGGGCTCGGTCTGCACCACCCGCAAGATGACCGGGGTGGGCTATCCCCAGCTCTCCGCCATCATCGAATGCGCCGACGCCGCCCACGGGCTGAAGGGCCAGGTCTGCGGCGACGGCGGCTGCACCGTGCCGGGCGACCTCTCCAAGGCCTACGGCGCCGGGGCGGACTTCGTCATGCTGGGCGGCATGCTGGCCGGCCATGACGAGTGCGAGGGCGACATCCGCTACGAGGACCGCGACGGCAAGAGCGTGCCGGTCGCCATGACCTTCTACGGCATGTCCTCCGACACCGCGATGCGCAAATATGCCGGCGGCGTCGCCCATTACCGGGCATCGGAAGGCAAGACGGTCGAGGTTCCCTACCGCGGGCCGATCGAGGGCACCATGCAGGAGATCGCCGGCGGCGTGCGCAGCATGATGACCTACATCGGCGCCACCAAGCTGAAGGAGGTGCCGAAGCGCACGACCTTCGTGCGGGTCGGCGCGCAGCTCAACACCGTCTTCGGGTCGTAA